One Streptomyces sp. B21-105 genomic region harbors:
- the rpsA gene encoding 30S ribosomal protein S1 codes for MTSSTETTATTPQVAVNDIGNEEAFLAAIDETIKYFNDGDIVDGVIVKVDRDEVLLDIGYKTEGVIPSRELSIKHDVDPNEVVKVGDEIEALVLQKEDKEGRLILSKKRAQYERAWGTIEKIKEEDGIVTGTVIEVVKGGLILDIGLRGFLPASLVEMRRVRDLQPYVGKELEAKIIELDKNRNNVVLSRRAWLEQTQSEVRQTFLTTLQKGQVRSGVVSSIVNFGAFVDLGGVDGLVHVSELSWKHIDHPSEVVEVGQEVTVEVLDVDMDRERVSLSLKATQEDPWQQFARTHQIGQVVPGKVTKLVPFGAFVRVDEGIEGLVHISELAERHVEIPEQVVQVNDEIFVKVIDIDLERRRISLSLKQANESFGSDPASVEFDPTLYGMAASYDDQGNYIYPEGFDPETNDWLEGFESQREVWENQYAEAQTRFEQHQAQVIKSREADEKAAAEGGDTAGAAPAASSGGGSYSSEGADTSGALASDEALAALREKLAGGQS; via the coding sequence ATGACGAGCAGCACCGAGACCACCGCCACCACCCCGCAGGTTGCGGTCAACGACATCGGTAACGAGGAAGCCTTCCTCGCCGCGATCGACGAGACGATCAAGTACTTCAACGACGGCGACATCGTCGACGGCGTCATCGTGAAGGTCGACCGGGACGAGGTCCTGCTCGACATCGGTTACAAGACCGAAGGTGTCATCCCGAGCCGCGAACTCTCGATCAAGCACGACGTCGACCCCAACGAGGTCGTCAAGGTCGGCGACGAGATCGAAGCCCTTGTTCTCCAGAAGGAGGACAAGGAAGGCCGCCTGATCCTCTCGAAGAAGCGCGCCCAGTACGAGCGCGCCTGGGGCACGATCGAGAAGATCAAGGAAGAGGACGGCATCGTCACCGGCACCGTCATCGAGGTCGTCAAGGGTGGTCTCATCCTCGACATCGGCCTCCGTGGCTTCCTGCCGGCCTCCCTCGTCGAGATGCGCCGCGTCCGCGACCTCCAGCCCTACGTGGGCAAGGAGCTCGAGGCCAAGATCATCGAGCTGGACAAGAACCGCAACAACGTGGTCCTGTCCCGTCGCGCCTGGCTGGAGCAGACCCAGTCCGAGGTGCGCCAGACGTTCCTCACGACCCTCCAGAAGGGTCAGGTCCGCTCCGGCGTCGTCTCCTCGATCGTCAACTTCGGTGCCTTCGTGGACCTGGGTGGCGTCGACGGTCTGGTCCACGTCTCCGAGCTGTCCTGGAAGCACATCGACCACCCCTCCGAGGTCGTCGAGGTCGGCCAGGAGGTCACGGTCGAGGTCCTTGACGTCGACATGGACCGCGAGCGCGTCTCCCTGTCGCTGAAGGCGACCCAGGAAGACCCGTGGCAGCAGTTCGCCCGCACCCACCAGATCGGCCAGGTCGTGCCCGGCAAGGTCACGAAGCTGGTTCCGTTCGGTGCGTTCGTCCGCGTGGACGAGGGCATCGAGGGTCTTGTCCACATCTCCGAGCTGGCCGAGCGCCACGTGGAGATCCCGGAGCAGGTCGTCCAGGTCAACGACGAGATCTTCGTCAAGGTCATCGACATCGACCTCGAGCGTCGCCGGATCTCGCTGTCGCTGAAGCAGGCCAACGAGTCCTTCGGCTCCGACCCGGCCTCGGTCGAGTTCGACCCCACGCTCTACGGCATGGCCGCGTCGTACGACGACCAGGGCAACTACATCTACCCCGAGGGCTTCGACCCCGAGACCAACGACTGGCTCGAGGGCTTCGAGTCGCAGCGTGAGGTCTGGGAGAACCAGTACGCCGAGGCGCAGACGCGCTTCGAGCAGCACCAGGCTCAGGTCATCAAGTCCCGCGAGGCGGACGAGAAGGCCGCCGCCGAGGGTGGCGACACGGCGGGTGCGGCTCCGGCCGCGTCCAGCGGTGGCGGCTCCTACTCCTCCGAGGGCGCCGACACGTCCGGCGCGCTGGCCTCGGACGAGGCGCTTGCCGCGCTGCGCGAGAAGCTGGCCGGCGGCCAGAGCTGA
- a CDS encoding class I SAM-dependent methyltransferase → MIQEPASSEPAFEPEATRRDADVAESSRANRGWWDRNADEYQVEHGTFLGDDRFVWGPEGLDEVEAELLGPPEDLKGRSVLEIGAGAAQCARWLAAQGARPVALDLSHRQLQHALRIGGSFPLVCADAGALPFADASFDLACSAYGALPFVADPVLVLREVRRVLRPGGRFVFSVTHPIRWAFPDEPGPEGLSVSSSYFDRTPYVEQDDQGRAVYVEHHRTLGDRVRDIVSGGFRLVDLVEPEWPAWNSSEWGGWSPLRGHLIPGTAVFVCERD, encoded by the coding sequence ATCATCCAAGAGCCCGCATCGTCCGAGCCGGCCTTCGAGCCGGAAGCCACCCGACGCGACGCCGACGTCGCCGAGAGCTCCCGGGCCAACCGGGGCTGGTGGGACCGCAACGCGGACGAATACCAGGTCGAGCACGGCACCTTCCTCGGCGACGACCGCTTCGTGTGGGGACCCGAGGGTCTGGACGAGGTGGAGGCCGAGCTGCTCGGCCCGCCGGAGGACCTCAAGGGCAGGTCGGTCCTGGAGATCGGCGCCGGCGCGGCGCAGTGCGCGCGCTGGCTGGCCGCGCAGGGCGCCCGGCCGGTCGCGCTGGACCTCTCCCACCGGCAACTCCAGCACGCGCTGCGCATCGGCGGCTCGTTCCCGCTGGTGTGCGCCGACGCGGGCGCGCTGCCCTTCGCCGACGCATCCTTCGACCTGGCCTGCTCGGCGTACGGGGCGCTGCCGTTCGTCGCCGATCCGGTGCTGGTGCTGCGGGAGGTGCGGCGGGTGCTGCGTCCGGGCGGGCGCTTCGTGTTCTCGGTGACCCATCCGATCCGCTGGGCGTTTCCCGACGAGCCGGGTCCCGAGGGCCTGTCCGTGTCGTCCTCCTACTTCGACCGCACTCCGTATGTCGAGCAGGACGATCAGGGCCGCGCCGTGTACGTGGAGCATCACCGCACGCTCGGCGACCGGGTCCGCGACATCGTGTCGGGCGGGTTCCGGCTGGTGGACCTGGTCGAGCCGGAGTGGCCGGCCTGGAACTCGTCGGAGTGGGGCGGCTGGTCCCCGCTGCGCGGCCACCTGATCCCGGGAACGGCAGTCTTCGTCTGCGAGCGCGACTAG
- the hrpB gene encoding ATP-dependent helicase HrpB produces the protein MPRFDALDALPVRAALPDLNDALEGHGAAVLAAPPGTGKTTLVPLVLAGLLGEGPARRVVVAEPRRIAARAAARRMAWLLGERPGESVGHTVRGERVVGRHTRVEVVTTGVLLQRLQRDQELTGVDVVVLDECHERHLDADASAAFLWDVRETLRPELRLVAASATTDTAGWARLLGGAPVVQAHGSAFDVEVVWAPPMRPVRPPHGTRVDPALLAHVASVVRRALAERSGDVLCFLPGVGEIARVSGQLGAPAGVDVLQVHGRSPAGVQDAALSPGVRRRVVLATSVAESSLTVPGVRVVVDSGLAREPRVDHARGLSALATVRASQAAGRQRAGRAGREAPGAVYRCWAQAEDARLPAFPAPEIKVADLAAFALQAACWGDPDASGLALLDAPPAGAMVAARELLTAIGAVDAAGRATARGVRLARLGLHPRLGRALLDGASLVGVERAAEVVALLSEEAPREYGDDLTAALGCARRGGDAYAGRWRSEVRRLRAVAADVDVPPVREASSAAGSAGGGAVDGEDLAVGHVVALAFPERVAKGDGGSWLMVSGTRAEVREGSGLRGARWLAVAVADRPVGRGHARVQLAAVVDEEVARLAAGALLDEREEVHWADGDVVARRVERLGAVELGARPLRDAGAALVRGALVEGLDKEGLGLLRWSAEAVVLRQRLAFLRLRLGEPWPDVGDASLHARVDDWLEPELGRARRRSDLGRIDAGAALGRLLPWASGAAGRLDELAPERMAVPSGSRARIDYADPERPVLAVKLQEMFGLQESPRVAGVPLLVHLLSPAGRPVAVTADLASFWREGYKGVRAELRGRYPKHPWPEDPVGAEPTRYTNARLRR, from the coding sequence ATCCCCCGTTTCGATGCCCTGGACGCGCTGCCCGTGCGGGCCGCCCTGCCCGATCTGAACGACGCTCTGGAGGGGCACGGCGCGGCGGTGCTCGCCGCGCCGCCCGGCACGGGGAAGACGACGCTGGTGCCGCTGGTGCTGGCCGGGCTGCTGGGTGAGGGGCCCGCGCGGCGGGTGGTGGTGGCCGAGCCGCGGCGCATCGCGGCGCGGGCCGCGGCCCGGCGGATGGCCTGGCTGCTGGGCGAGCGGCCCGGCGAGAGCGTCGGTCACACCGTGCGCGGGGAGCGGGTCGTGGGGCGGCACACGCGTGTGGAGGTCGTCACGACGGGCGTGCTGCTGCAGCGGCTCCAGCGCGACCAGGAGCTGACGGGCGTCGACGTGGTGGTGCTGGACGAGTGCCATGAGCGCCATCTAGACGCGGACGCGTCGGCCGCGTTCCTGTGGGACGTGCGCGAGACGTTGCGGCCCGAGTTGCGGCTGGTGGCCGCTTCCGCGACGACCGACACGGCCGGGTGGGCGCGGCTGCTGGGCGGGGCTCCGGTGGTTCAGGCCCACGGCTCGGCGTTCGACGTGGAGGTGGTGTGGGCGCCGCCGATGCGTCCCGTGCGGCCGCCGCACGGGACGCGGGTGGATCCGGCGCTGTTGGCGCATGTGGCGTCGGTGGTGCGGCGGGCGCTGGCGGAGCGGTCGGGGGACGTGCTGTGTTTCCTGCCGGGGGTCGGGGAGATCGCGCGGGTCTCGGGGCAGCTGGGGGCGCCGGCCGGGGTGGACGTGCTGCAGGTGCACGGTCGGTCGCCGGCGGGTGTGCAGGACGCGGCGCTGTCGCCGGGTGTGCGGCGCCGGGTGGTGCTCGCGACGTCCGTGGCGGAGTCGTCGCTGACCGTGCCGGGGGTGCGGGTGGTCGTGGACTCGGGTCTGGCGCGGGAGCCGCGGGTGGACCACGCGCGCGGGCTGAGCGCGCTCGCGACCGTGCGGGCCTCGCAGGCGGCGGGACGGCAGCGGGCGGGGCGGGCCGGGCGTGAGGCGCCGGGGGCGGTGTACCGGTGCTGGGCGCAGGCGGAGGACGCCCGGCTGCCGGCGTTTCCGGCTCCGGAGATCAAGGTGGCCGATCTGGCGGCGTTCGCGTTGCAGGCGGCCTGCTGGGGTGATCCGGACGCGTCGGGGCTGGCGTTGCTGGATGCGCCGCCGGCCGGGGCGATGGTGGCGGCGCGGGAGCTGCTGACGGCGATCGGCGCGGTGGACGCGGCGGGCCGGGCGACGGCCCGGGGGGTGCGGTTGGCGCGGCTGGGGCTGCATCCGCGGTTGGGGCGGGCGCTGCTGGACGGGGCGTCGCTGGTGGGGGTGGAGCGGGCGGCGGAGGTGGTCGCGTTGCTGAGCGAGGAGGCGCCGCGGGAGTACGGCGACGATCTGACGGCGGCGCTGGGCTGCGCCCGGCGCGGGGGCGACGCCTATGCGGGGAGGTGGCGGTCGGAGGTGCGGCGGCTGCGTGCCGTCGCGGCGGACGTCGACGTGCCGCCCGTGCGGGAGGCGTCGTCGGCTGCGGGGAGCGCCGGGGGCGGGGCCGTCGACGGTGAGGATCTCGCCGTCGGCCATGTGGTGGCCCTGGCCTTTCCGGAGCGGGTCGCGAAGGGGGACGGGGGGTCGTGGCTGATGGTTTCGGGGACGCGGGCGGAGGTGCGGGAGGGGTCGGGTCTGCGGGGCGCTCGCTGGCTGGCCGTGGCCGTCGCGGACCGGCCGGTCGGCAGGGGGCACGCGCGTGTGCAGCTGGCGGCGGTGGTGGACGAGGAGGTGGCGCGGCTCGCGGCCGGTGCGCTGCTGGACGAGCGGGAGGAGGTGCACTGGGCCGACGGGGACGTGGTGGCGCGGCGGGTGGAGCGGCTCGGGGCGGTGGAGCTCGGGGCGCGTCCGTTGCGGGACGCGGGCGCGGCACTCGTGCGCGGTGCGCTGGTGGAGGGGCTGGATAAGGAGGGGCTGGGGCTGCTTCGCTGGTCGGCCGAGGCGGTCGTCCTGCGGCAGCGGCTCGCGTTTTTGCGGTTGCGGCTCGGTGAGCCGTGGCCTGACGTCGGTGACGCGTCGTTGCACGCGCGTGTGGACGACTGGCTGGAGCCGGAGCTCGGTCGGGCGCGGCGGCGGAGCGATCTCGGGCGGATCGACGCCGGGGCGGCGCTCGGACGGCTGCTGCCGTGGGCGTCCGGTGCGGCGGGCCGGCTGGACGAGCTGGCGCCCGAGCGGATGGCCGTCCCCAGCGGGTCCAGGGCGCGGATCGACTACGCGGACCCGGAGCGGCCTGTTCTGGCGGTGAAGTTGCAGGAGATGTTCGGGCTGCAGGAGTCGCCGCGGGTGGCGGGGGTGCCGTTGCTGGTGCATCTGCTGTCGCCCGCCGGGCGGCCCGTGGCCGTCACCGCGGACCTCGCGTCGTTCTGGCGGGAGGGCTACAAGGGGGTGCGGGCGGAGTTGCGCGGCCGGTACCCGAAGCATCCGTGGCCGGAGGATCCGGTCGGCGCGGAGCCGACCCGGTACACCAACGCGCGGCTCAGGCGGTGA
- a CDS encoding DUF3068 domain-containing protein gives MRRKASLILLALAVFFAALSPLMRWYVFPRLAKIPANEYQTMVLEARNATLLDYVGLTARTVPKVTIVQTLKGDVEASEKIEKTAGRDVVVWDGLSYVQGPDGKMVSQVPERYIFDAHTQEPVHATGEMVDGDPVRRTGIEFKWPFLTEKRDYQYFDAQTRTSAPIHYRGTRTFRGLTVYYFEQTVPWTQVAMPKTMPVKGITPADIAKTGTTRWYTTVRRFWVEPVTGAPVNGEEIHQEELRGGTLLGDRAKVTAFAGHVKMREDYIDHTVSVVKSNRTLVLLLTSYLPWSFLLLAALLMSLSLYLEARSRRPRPPAPTAPAAPQPVTA, from the coding sequence ATGCGCCGCAAGGCAAGCCTGATCCTGCTCGCCCTCGCCGTGTTCTTCGCGGCGCTCTCCCCGCTGATGCGCTGGTACGTCTTCCCCCGCCTGGCCAAGATCCCCGCGAACGAGTACCAGACGATGGTCCTGGAGGCCAGGAACGCCACCCTCCTCGACTACGTCGGCCTGACCGCCCGCACCGTCCCCAAGGTCACCATCGTGCAGACCCTCAAGGGCGACGTCGAAGCCTCCGAGAAGATCGAGAAGACGGCCGGCCGGGACGTCGTCGTCTGGGACGGCCTGTCCTACGTCCAGGGACCCGACGGCAAGATGGTCTCCCAGGTCCCCGAGCGCTACATCTTCGACGCCCACACCCAGGAACCCGTCCACGCCACCGGCGAAATGGTCGACGGCGACCCCGTGCGCCGCACGGGCATCGAGTTCAAGTGGCCGTTCCTGACGGAGAAGCGCGACTACCAGTACTTCGACGCCCAGACCCGCACCAGCGCCCCCATCCACTACCGGGGCACCCGGACCTTCCGCGGCCTGACGGTCTACTACTTCGAGCAGACCGTCCCCTGGACCCAGGTCGCCATGCCCAAAACGATGCCGGTCAAGGGCATCACCCCGGCGGACATCGCCAAGACCGGCACCACCCGCTGGTACACCACGGTCCGCAGGTTCTGGGTCGAGCCCGTCACCGGAGCACCCGTCAACGGCGAGGAGATCCACCAGGAGGAACTGCGCGGCGGCACCCTCCTCGGCGACCGCGCCAAGGTCACCGCGTTCGCCGGACACGTCAAGATGCGTGAGGACTACATCGACCACACCGTGTCCGTCGTCAAGTCCAACCGCACCCTGGTCCTGCTGCTGACCTCCTACCTCCCCTGGAGCTTCCTCCTGCTGGCCGCCCTGCTCATGTCGCTCTCCCTGTACCTGGAGGCCCGCTCCCGCCGCCCCCGGCCGCCCGCCCCCACGGCCCCCGCCGCACCACAGCCGGTCACCGCCTGA
- a CDS encoding SPW_0924 family protein, whose translation MRALIAAATGLALALALVFTLTALGASAGRTSPRPLLTTVPAHP comes from the coding sequence ATGCGCGCTCTGATCGCCGCCGCGACCGGCCTCGCCCTCGCGCTCGCCCTGGTGTTCACCCTCACCGCGCTCGGCGCCTCCGCAGGCCGGACGTCCCCCCGACCCCTGCTGACGACGGTCCCCGCCCACCCCTGA
- a CDS encoding lytic transglycosylase domain-containing protein — protein MSAHFGTRLRKGAVNTTVAALAVAALAASQAPDVTADTPGGRTAADTPAAETGAETGAGSDDSATGNSPYYTDLPPLHSPLPAPSQSPATTPAGGGAGEAGIPATVLDAYKKAEAQLAQAKPGCNLPWQLLAAIGKVESGQARGGNVTADGTTVSPILGPVLNGSGFANIRDTDNGAYDGDTTFDRAVGPMQFIPSTWAWAGRDGNADGKKDPNNIYDAALAAGHYLCRYGWDMATTTGMRTAILSYNNSTDYLNTVLSWLEYYRKGSHEIPDGTGTVPTDRSDDYRPTWPSAPTTPGTPSAPTTPGTPTKPSTPGKPTKPTTPAKPTPKPTPTPTPTETVHHLEAVGPAKITAMAGDVYTDRVSARAETAAGKAVAKVRVRFTIVGDTDAEFTGGESVATIVTDAKGVALAPALQAGEKTGAFTVRATVLGRTVSAVDYAATVTPRAADALARTGDTALTCTVGGQFADRVVVKATYKGAAAGRVAATATLVRSADDPTANDEGPYFKDAAEKPVRTLDLQTDADGMLQLPPLYAGDTAGAYLLRITTTGGAVLTLELTVKAAETSTPDPAPVESEPEATPSGS, from the coding sequence ATGTCGGCGCATTTCGGCACAAGGCTGCGCAAGGGAGCGGTCAACACGACCGTGGCCGCACTGGCGGTCGCGGCTCTGGCCGCGTCCCAGGCACCGGACGTCACGGCCGACACCCCGGGCGGACGGACCGCCGCGGACACTCCCGCCGCCGAGACGGGCGCCGAGACCGGCGCCGGCTCGGACGACAGCGCCACCGGCAACTCGCCGTACTACACGGACCTGCCGCCCCTGCACAGCCCCCTCCCGGCGCCGAGCCAGAGCCCCGCCACCACCCCGGCGGGCGGCGGCGCAGGCGAGGCGGGCATCCCCGCGACCGTCCTGGACGCCTACAAGAAGGCCGAGGCCCAGCTGGCGCAGGCCAAGCCGGGCTGCAACCTGCCCTGGCAACTCCTCGCCGCCATCGGCAAGGTCGAGTCGGGCCAGGCACGCGGCGGCAACGTCACCGCCGACGGCACGACCGTCTCGCCGATCCTCGGACCGGTCCTCAACGGCAGCGGCTTCGCCAACATCCGGGACACCGACAACGGCGCCTACGACGGAGACACCACCTTCGACCGTGCCGTGGGCCCCATGCAGTTCATCCCGTCCACCTGGGCATGGGCCGGCCGCGACGGCAACGCCGACGGCAAGAAGGACCCCAACAACATCTACGACGCCGCACTCGCCGCCGGCCACTACCTGTGCCGCTACGGCTGGGACATGGCGACGACGACCGGGATGCGCACCGCGATCCTCAGCTACAACAACTCCACGGACTACCTGAACACGGTCCTGTCGTGGCTGGAGTACTACCGCAAGGGCTCTCACGAGATCCCCGACGGCACCGGCACCGTGCCGACCGACCGCAGCGACGACTACCGGCCGACCTGGCCGTCCGCCCCGACGACGCCTGGCACGCCGTCCGCCCCGACGACGCCCGGCACGCCGACGAAGCCGTCCACGCCCGGAAAGCCGACCAAGCCCACCACGCCCGCCAAGCCGACCCCGAAGCCCACGCCGACTCCCACGCCGACCGAGACGGTCCACCACCTCGAGGCCGTGGGCCCGGCGAAGATCACCGCCATGGCGGGCGACGTGTACACGGACCGCGTCAGCGCCCGGGCGGAGACGGCGGCCGGCAAGGCCGTCGCCAAGGTCAGGGTCCGCTTCACCATCGTCGGCGACACCGACGCCGAGTTCACCGGCGGCGAGAGCGTCGCCACGATCGTCACCGACGCCAAGGGCGTCGCCCTCGCGCCCGCCCTCCAGGCAGGCGAGAAGACCGGCGCCTTCACCGTCCGCGCCACCGTCCTCGGCCGTACGGTGTCCGCCGTCGACTACGCGGCCACCGTCACCCCCCGCGCCGCGGACGCCCTCGCCCGCACCGGAGACACCGCGCTCACCTGCACCGTCGGCGGCCAGTTCGCCGACCGGGTCGTGGTGAAGGCCACGTACAAGGGAGCGGCGGCGGGCAGGGTCGCGGCCACCGCCACCCTGGTCAGGTCGGCCGACGACCCGACCGCGAACGACGAGGGCCCCTACTTCAAGGACGCCGCGGAGAAACCCGTCCGCACGCTGGACCTGCAGACGGACGCCGACGGCATGCTGCAACTGCCCCCGCTGTACGCGGGCGACACCGCCGGCGCCTACCTGCTGCGCATCACCACCACCGGCGGAGCCGTCCTCACCCTCGAGCTGACCGTCAAGGCCGCCGAGACGTCGACGCCGGACCCCGCGCCCGTCGAGTCGGAGCCGGAGGCGACGCCCTCCGGCTCGTAG
- a CDS encoding DUF4184 family protein, with product MPFTLSHAAAVLPAVRTDGSGRGRLAPAVLVAGSFAPDLTYYAASVLPDAMEFGDVTHSFPGVFTVDVLLAWALVGLWLLAREPLVALLPRARQGRTAALTRCGTPRARVRPAAALWWYVSAVLGALTHVVWDAFTHLDRWGMRLLPVLGETIAGSPLYWYLQYGGSAVAALAILAFLVRAVRRAPDAEPVGVAALSAADRWWAAAVIGGCALVGAVRRATRWWDYWGARDAKPWELIPTVCFGAGAGLILGLLVYAVGVRVWRPAGPGGRAGEPEQPELPEAAPVEVSAGGSRPGAR from the coding sequence TTGCCGTTCACTCTGAGTCACGCCGCGGCCGTGCTGCCCGCCGTGCGCACCGACGGCTCCGGCCGCGGGCGACTGGCACCGGCCGTCCTCGTGGCGGGATCGTTCGCCCCCGACCTGACGTACTACGCGGCGAGCGTCCTGCCCGACGCCATGGAGTTCGGTGACGTCACGCACTCCTTCCCCGGCGTGTTCACGGTCGACGTGCTGCTGGCGTGGGCGCTCGTCGGGCTGTGGCTGCTGGCACGCGAACCGCTGGTCGCACTGCTGCCGCGCGCCCGGCAGGGCCGGACGGCCGCACTGACCCGCTGCGGAACACCACGCGCGCGTGTCCGGCCGGCCGCGGCCCTGTGGTGGTACGTCTCGGCGGTGCTCGGCGCGCTGACCCACGTGGTGTGGGACGCGTTCACCCACCTCGACCGCTGGGGCATGCGGCTGCTTCCCGTGCTCGGCGAGACGATCGCCGGCTCCCCGCTGTACTGGTACCTGCAGTACGGCGGGTCGGCGGTGGCGGCGCTGGCGATCCTCGCGTTCCTGGTGCGCGCGGTGCGCCGGGCGCCCGATGCCGAGCCGGTGGGGGTCGCGGCGCTGTCGGCGGCGGACCGGTGGTGGGCCGCCGCCGTGATCGGCGGCTGCGCGCTGGTCGGGGCGGTACGGCGGGCGACACGGTGGTGGGACTACTGGGGCGCCCGGGACGCGAAGCCGTGGGAGCTCATCCCGACGGTGTGCTTCGGCGCGGGCGCGGGGCTGATTCTCGGCCTGCTGGTGTACGCCGTCGGCGTGCGGGTGTGGCGTCCGGCCGGCCCGGGCGGCCGCGCCGGGGAGCCGGAGCAGCCGGAGTTGCCGGAGGCGGCACCGGTGGAGGTCAGCGCGGGAGGGAGCCGTCCTGGGGCCCGGTGA